A genome region from Halorussus pelagicus includes the following:
- the phoU gene encoding phosphate signaling complex protein PhoU, with protein MPREDYQQKLIDLRENVLYMSEVVMERLRMGLDALEQKDSDLAWEVIDGDEEVNQLYLDLEQECIDLLALQQPVAGDLRFVAASFKIITDLERIGDLATNLGEYTLDANHDVFPEVDIQELGTLTLDMIEDAMVAYDDEDADGCYSIADRDDELDTRCERASELVVRDLIETELENNTEEEIEQLLEDVSRLLLTVRDLERIGDHAVNIAARTLYMVENDDELIY; from the coding sequence ATGCCCCGAGAGGACTATCAGCAGAAGCTTATCGACCTCCGAGAGAACGTCCTCTACATGAGCGAGGTCGTGATGGAGCGGCTCCGGATGGGTCTGGACGCGCTCGAACAGAAAGACAGCGACCTCGCGTGGGAGGTCATCGACGGCGACGAGGAGGTCAACCAACTGTATCTCGACCTCGAACAGGAGTGCATCGACCTGCTCGCGCTCCAACAGCCGGTCGCTGGCGACCTTCGGTTCGTCGCGGCGTCGTTCAAAATTATCACCGACCTCGAACGCATCGGCGACCTCGCCACCAACCTCGGAGAGTACACCCTCGACGCCAACCACGACGTGTTCCCCGAGGTCGATATTCAGGAACTCGGCACGCTCACCCTCGATATGATAGAGGACGCGATGGTCGCCTACGACGACGAGGACGCCGACGGTTGTTACAGCATCGCCGACCGCGACGACGAACTCGACACGCGATGCGAGCGCGCCAGCGAACTCGTCGTCCGAGACCTCATCGAGACCGAACTGGAGAACAACACCGAGGAAGAAATCGAACAGCTCTTAGAGGACGTGTCCCGACTCTTGCTGACGGTTCGGGACCTCGAACGAATCGGCGACCACGCGGTCAACATCGCGGCCCGCACCCTCTACATGGTCGAGAACGACGACGAGCTTATCTACTAA